aaaaaatgttctgtttaGTAATAAGAAGCTTTATATCCGATATAAGAACACCATAgttatgttaattcttccctaGGATTTTGGTGGTAAATTTTTATATACAGTAAATATCATCAAAGGCAATCCCAAAACAATGATCAGTGCTAAAAAGAGCCCCCTTGTGTGCTCATCTGTTGTTGGTAGTGGAGTTAATTTTTAGTCTCTGATTGGTCTCATTGCATCCAGCATGCTTTAGTTTGCTGTTGGCTGCTTCCCCAAATAACCACCTTTTTATTGTCCTCCCcattcaaaataagaaaagatcaCATAATTATTTCTTCAATATGTTCATTTTATGCATTGGGGTGAAAGTAAAGATCTATCCCATAGATTAGAGCTATTTATACATTACTTCATTACTTCTTAGTGACATAGGCAAGCCGTGTCTGAGGACCCAAATGGGGTCCCACAGGAaaagccaagagggtccttggcttcgtgcaggatagaaatcaaacacAAGCCAGTGAGAGCAGAGCTTAATGAATAGCAGAAGTGATGGGATACAGCAGATGGAGTGTCTGGGAGGCTCAGAATAGGAGAAGTGAATTTCTCCATTGCTTGAGATTAGGGTTTTATACTGGAAAGGGGTCCAGGGTATGGGTTCCTTTGGGAATCCAGGTTAGGCTCTCTTCCTCAGTGCTGTCTGAGGAGGTGGCAGCCCTCTGTTACTGGGCATCATGGCTGCCCTCAGACCTCTGGTGAAGCCCAAGATTGTTAAAAAGAAGACCAAGAAGTTCATCTGGCACCAGTCAAACCGGTATATCAAAATTAAGCACAACTGGCGGAAACCCAGAGGCAGTGACAATAGAGTGCGTAGAAGATTCAAAGGCCTGATCTTGATACTCCACAAGGGTTATGGgagcaacaagaaaacaaagtacaCGTTGCCCAGTGCCTTCCGGAAGTTTCTAGTCCACAATGTCAAGCTGCTTGAAGTGCTACTGATGTGCAACAAATCTTAGTGTGCAGAGATTGCTTAGAATGTCTCCTCCAAGAACCACAAAGCCATTGTGGAAAGAGCAGCCCAGCTGGCCGCCAGAGCCACCAATCCCAACACCAGGCTATGCAGCgaagaaaaggaatagaaagcTTATGTGCACGTCATATTTGTGTTAATAAAGCCagaaaactaccaaaaaaaaaaaaaaaaggaatccaggTTAGGGTCCCATCAAAGGCAAGTGTCCAGTGAACAACAGGTGTAATTCCATAAATCACTGAAGGGGCTACTGGAACAGTGTCCACCATGGTTTGTTCTCAAGATGTTATCATGTGTATAGGGGCCTAGGACAAAACTCAGAGAGTgatcaactttcttttttttttcttttaaagattttatttatttattcaacagagatagagacagccagcgagagggggaacacaagcagggagagtgggagaggaagaagcaggctcatagcggaggagcctgatatggggctcgatcccataacgctgggatcacgccctgagccgaaggcagacgcttaaccgctgtgccacccaggcgccccgtgatcaACTTTCTTGCTTCCCCCTGGGGTGGGAACATAGCTTCTTTGGTTTACTCAGATGCAAATGAAATATAGAACATGAGTAAATGGGGCCTAGCAGAAAAATAGCAGAGAAGAAGGTTTTCTAAAATGGagtcccttcagtttccctatctcgTTAGAGTTACAAGTCTTAGTGGTAAGCTAGATGTGCAAACGGAAATGCAAACCTCTagtagttttgtattttttattatggaactCATCTAGACTTGTCCATAAGGGCTTTTTCTATTTGTAGTATAGTGAGAAAGAGCTATGTAGGACTAAAAATGAAAGCTCTTTATGGCAACTTAAAAAAACTTGTTATCACCACTTATAGTACTCACAGgtttttctccagaaaaatattttgattcacAATCAGTTTTTAATCTTTGGACAACTTCTTGTTATCAATGTACTTCATGTGCCTGAAACATCTTCCTTATTAGCCAATATTGCCCACATCATTCTAGGAAATGCAAAGTAGTTCAAATTTAACCTGAACAGAACATAATTTGGAATctaccattaaaatatttattacacattTCGAAGAAAAATCACTTATATGCTTTCTAGGCTTAAGGGTACACACACTTACCagtataacatattttaaaagataacattttttgCCCTACACACTCAAGTCTCTGTTCCTGTCATTTTCACTCAGtccacattttttccccttccaaaaATTCAGGAATCTTTACAGAAATACTTTGCTTCCCTTAAAATCAATACCAAGAGTAGGAGAAAGACAGTGAAGGTAAGAGACCCTAAATCCTGTGCCACCAACAGTCATTAAACATGCACAAACTTTTTAAGAGGTGCCAAAACTcactaggaagaagaaaaaagtacaaTGAAGGCTTttgagcagtttttaaaaataactctgttTAAGAATACTACCTTGTAAGCCAATTTTAACGTTACCCAGAGCAAAACATTTACATActttgagaaatgttttctttcacaaCTTCAGAAATAACTACTACAAGTAATTTACAATTCTGTACCTGAAGCCTTTTTGGCCTGGTATATCTCAGAATTCAGAACTTTGATTAGAAAGGTGTGTGGTCACATAGGATGCAACACCTCCAGCAAGGGTTGGAGTCGCACAGTAATGAAATAAGTTAATAGTTCCATAGAAAACTTATGACTATAAACACCAAGTGAATATCCGGTTATATACGGCTTCAATTCAGTTCAGGTAAGATTTAACTAGTAAGCAGGTTAGGAAAGACAGATAAATGACTGGGACCTGTAATGACATGTTTATCTTAAATCCGGTTCTTTATAATTGATATCTGGTTCAGAGCCAGTGCAAACTCTTGATCTTTTCTTccacaaaaaggaaacaatgtcttttaaatgaaaactgaacCAATATATTTTGTTCAAAAGGTAGATGTAAAATAGACTAGCCTGTGAAACTACGTGAATTACATTACGATCCCCTTGAACTTGTCTAGCTCCACTTTGGTTAAAAACTCCCATTTTTTGGCGCAATAGGAAAAGATATCAGATCAGCCCCAAGCTTGTAGTGTGAGCATCCCTCGGGGCTTCACGGGCTTTGGGATCAGGACGAACTGCAGAAGGGTAgggaagccagggatgctgcagaGTGCTCCGGCATTATCTACGCGGCGCCAACTTCAGTCTTGGTCGgataaagggaaagagaataagCAGAGATCTTTGCGGTCACTGCTCTCTTGCCAGCAGGACACAGGGTGAACACCATTCCTTTCAGAGACAGTGGTATAAATTCTTGCTTGGGGGTTGCAGAAAGAGTCTCACTGGAAAGGGAGAGGAGCAGCTGGTAACCCAGAGCTGGGGCTAGAAAAGGGAAACAGGGCGCCGAGTCTTGCACAAAGTGGGTGAAAACGAATCTAAGCCACCAGTTCCTGAATCGGTCTCAGAGGATTAGGTGTACCTGCGTGGGTGGAGCACTCTGGGACCCAAGCGTCCGCGGTACTCCTGATCCGGAGTTGTGCTCCACCTGCAGCAAGTGGTTGGTTAACTGCTATGCCGCAGGGCTTGGGCCGGTCCTTCCGCGTCCGGGAAGGCTTTCTCAGGCTGCGGAGGACGCCCACGGGAGGCGGGGCTGGGTTCTACCAGAGCGTAGGCCCGGCTCGTCCCCGGCTTCAAGTACGTGGTGGCACCCTCGCGGTTTTCCAGCCAGTCTTCCTTCCCCGGTGACCGCGGGCTGGGACCCTCGCTGCTTTCCGTTCAATTCGCCGCCCTCAGCTGCGGCGGAGGAGCAGGTCCGTGGCGGCTGTGGGTTGCCGCGGAGTAGACGGAGCGCAAGCGGTGGGGACCGGCGGGACCAACGAGGCAGCGCTCTCTCCCTCCCCGAGCCCTTGGGgatcgtgggggggggggggttaagttGCTTAGAATAGAATTAAATAGAGTAGAACGGCGGAAGCGCCGGGATTCGGCGGGAGTTCGTGACGGCAGGCATCTTGCCTGCGGGGGTCGGAGACGTTCCCCTGAGGTTGAGCCTCTGGGCTGGTCCATAGTGCTGCTAATTTAGATTTCTCTTACCTGGCCTCTTGAGTGTGCAGAGCTGCTCTTGGAGTGGTGGGAGGAGGCTGCGCTCTCGTCGCACACTGCTCCCCGTTTTCTCCAGCCGACCTTTGAACTCCTTGGAGCCCTGAGAGGGCACCGGGAGA
The sequence above is a segment of the Ursus arctos isolate Adak ecotype North America unplaced genomic scaffold, UrsArc2.0 scaffold_3, whole genome shotgun sequence genome. Coding sequences within it:
- the LOC123001829 gene encoding LOW QUALITY PROTEIN: 60S ribosomal protein L32-like (The sequence of the model RefSeq protein was modified relative to this genomic sequence to represent the inferred CDS: substituted 2 bases at 2 genomic stop codons); the encoded protein is MAALRPLVKPKIVKKKTKKFIWHQSNRYIKIKHNWRKPRGSDNRVRRRFKGLILILHKGYGSNKKTKYTLPSAFRKFLVHNVKLLEVLLMCNKSXCAEIAXNVSSKNHKAIVERAAQLAARATNPNTRLCSEEKE